The Agromyces mangrovi genome contains a region encoding:
- a CDS encoding nitroreductase family deazaflavin-dependent oxidoreductase, with the protein MPIVRDTVRTVVAPLTRTRLFRRWAPTLLPPLERIIARATGGRVQVSALLVPSLVLHTTGARSGLPRETVLMYCPDGHGRAIVAGSNFARGRHPAWTSNLLAHPDAAIDVRGRRMPVHATLIGDDERDAVWARIERQWPGYRGYERESGRVVRLFRLQPVRRPAATAAVPDA; encoded by the coding sequence ATGCCGATCGTTCGCGACACCGTGCGCACCGTCGTCGCGCCGCTCACGCGCACGCGCCTGTTCCGACGCTGGGCGCCCACCCTGCTGCCGCCGCTCGAGCGGATCATCGCGCGGGCGACCGGAGGTCGCGTCCAGGTGAGCGCGCTGCTCGTGCCGTCCCTCGTGCTGCACACGACCGGAGCCCGCTCGGGACTGCCGCGCGAGACCGTGCTCATGTACTGCCCCGACGGGCACGGGCGCGCGATCGTCGCGGGCAGCAACTTCGCGCGCGGCCGTCATCCGGCGTGGACGTCGAACCTCCTCGCGCACCCCGACGCCGCGATCGACGTGCGCGGACGGCGGATGCCCGTGCATGCGACGCTCATCGGCGACGACGAGCGCGACGCCGTCTGGGCGCGCATCGAGCGCCAGTGGCCCGGCTACCGCGGCTACGAACGGGAGTCGGGCCGGGTCGTCCGCCTGTTCCGCCTGCAGCCGGTGCGCCGGCCTGCTGCGACCGCCGCGGTCCCCGACGCCTGA
- a CDS encoding SOS response-associated peptidase: MCGRFAMDDETNDLIEAFVLDGNDFRDWDISYSIAPTDVVPIIRERQDRSTGEVRRTVVPAIWDFHPSFLREAKRPQFNARIETVATNGLWKGAFASSRCIVPMRGYYEWTGKPGDKQAHFLHGDGLLAAAGIATARKVDDEWQVSTAIITRAAKDASGEVHDRMPAFLLPDRYDEWLDATPLDDDGRRAMVDLLGEVSDRVAETIASHEVDRRVNNSRTADPSDASLIEPLEP; the protein is encoded by the coding sequence ATGTGCGGACGATTCGCCATGGACGACGAGACCAACGACCTCATCGAGGCGTTCGTGCTCGACGGCAACGACTTCCGCGACTGGGACATCTCGTACTCGATCGCGCCGACCGACGTCGTGCCGATCATCCGCGAGCGGCAGGATCGCTCGACGGGCGAGGTGCGCCGCACGGTCGTGCCGGCGATCTGGGACTTCCACCCGTCGTTCCTGCGCGAGGCGAAGCGTCCGCAGTTCAATGCGCGCATCGAGACGGTCGCGACGAACGGGCTCTGGAAGGGCGCGTTCGCGTCGTCGCGCTGCATCGTGCCGATGCGGGGCTACTACGAATGGACCGGCAAGCCGGGCGACAAGCAGGCGCACTTCCTGCACGGCGACGGGCTGCTCGCCGCCGCGGGCATCGCGACCGCGCGCAAGGTCGACGACGAGTGGCAGGTGTCGACCGCGATCATCACGCGGGCGGCGAAGGATGCCTCGGGCGAGGTGCACGACCGCATGCCCGCGTTCCTCCTGCCCGACCGGTACGACGAGTGGCTCGACGCGACGCCGCTCGACGACGACGGCCGGCGCGCCATGGTCGACCTGCTCGGCGAGGTCTCGGACCGGGTGGCCGAGACGATCGCCTCGCATGAGGTCGACCGCAGGGTCAA
- a CDS encoding DUF2142 domain-containing protein has protein sequence MRRLSLQLLGVIAATAVLAGALLAWALLTPGYRGPDEPQHVSTALRLATGGGYPDPVSTELDDGVRGSYASLGFPSAATIFDNGRPVGANEAATLPSTSDLRAAGEPEADEGLLDQMTQHPPAYSAYLTAWIAVFDLDHAPVNTLLLVLRLASALLLLPIPWLIAATVRALGLAPTAQVVGAFLPAAWIQFVHIGALVNNGTLLALASSVYLWLLVRVLGGDLRRRTAIGVGAALTVALLTKGFALALVPLAPIAYLVTARRHGRAAWVGMAIAAAVALVGAAWWVRNLVVFGTVQPTGSSGRPSPAIEFGALLEWVPQFLRALSGSMWMNLGWLETPIVPAALHIAASVVVLGALALGSWRLRQDAAVLVILHGAWILPLCVFALGSARNYLYAGNIVAAQGRYLQMSVVALAVLLAAALARPRWFAVAAPLVATVAATAGLAYGLRHFWSPATLATAASWWPGGTALLVASAALLLAGLVLGVFAGAGIARSARLEPVAPAPART, from the coding sequence ATGCGACGCCTCAGCCTCCAGCTCCTCGGCGTGATCGCCGCGACCGCCGTGCTCGCGGGCGCGCTGCTCGCGTGGGCGCTGCTGACGCCCGGCTATCGCGGCCCCGACGAGCCGCAGCACGTCTCGACCGCGCTGCGCCTCGCAACCGGCGGCGGCTACCCCGACCCGGTGTCCACCGAGCTCGACGACGGCGTGCGCGGCTCGTACGCCTCGCTCGGGTTCCCCAGCGCCGCGACGATCTTCGACAACGGCCGCCCCGTCGGCGCGAACGAAGCCGCGACGCTGCCCTCGACGAGCGACCTGCGCGCGGCGGGCGAACCCGAGGCCGACGAAGGCCTGCTCGATCAGATGACGCAGCATCCGCCCGCCTACTCGGCCTACCTGACCGCGTGGATCGCGGTCTTCGATCTCGACCATGCGCCGGTGAACACCCTGCTGCTCGTCCTGCGCCTGGCGTCGGCGCTCCTGCTCCTGCCGATTCCGTGGCTGATCGCGGCGACCGTGCGCGCACTCGGCCTCGCGCCGACCGCGCAGGTCGTCGGGGCGTTCCTGCCCGCCGCGTGGATCCAGTTCGTGCACATCGGCGCGCTCGTGAACAACGGCACGCTGCTCGCACTCGCGTCGAGCGTCTACCTGTGGCTGCTCGTGCGCGTGCTCGGCGGCGACCTCCGACGCCGCACGGCGATCGGCGTGGGGGCGGCCCTCACCGTCGCGCTCCTCACGAAGGGGTTCGCGCTCGCGCTCGTGCCCCTGGCCCCGATCGCGTACCTCGTCACGGCGCGCAGGCACGGGCGCGCCGCCTGGGTCGGCATGGCCATCGCGGCGGCGGTCGCGCTCGTCGGCGCGGCGTGGTGGGTGCGGAACCTCGTGGTGTTCGGCACCGTGCAGCCGACCGGTTCGAGCGGGCGTCCCTCCCCCGCGATCGAGTTCGGCGCGCTGCTGGAGTGGGTGCCGCAGTTCCTCCGCGCACTGTCGGGCTCGATGTGGATGAACCTCGGCTGGCTCGAGACCCCGATCGTGCCCGCCGCCCTGCACATCGCCGCGAGCGTCGTCGTGCTCGGCGCGCTCGCGCTCGGATCGTGGCGGCTCCGACAGGATGCCGCGGTGCTCGTGATCCTGCACGGCGCGTGGATCCTGCCGCTGTGCGTGTTCGCGCTCGGCAGCGCACGGAACTACCTGTACGCGGGCAACATCGTCGCCGCCCAGGGCCGCTACCTGCAGATGTCGGTGGTCGCCCTCGCGGTGCTGCTCGCGGCGGCGCTGGCACGGCCCCGGTGGTTCGCCGTCGCCGCCCCGCTGGTGGCGACGGTCGCCGCGACCGCGGGGCTGGCGTACGGGCTCCGGCACTTCTGGAGCCCGGCCACGCTCGCCACCGCGGCGAGCTGGTGGCCGGGCGGTACGGCGCTGCTCGTGGCATCCGCCGCCCTGCTCCTCGCGGGGCTGGTGCTCGGCGTGTTCGCCGGCGCGGGGATCGCGCGGAGCGCCCGACTCGAGCCGGTCGCGCCCGCGCCCGCGCGCACCTGA